In Pirellulales bacterium, the sequence AGGCCGGTGAGAAGATTGGGATCGAGGTGCGCGGCATTAAGGAAACCCCGATCTATCGCGTGACCGGCAGACTCACTGGGAGCGAGTTAGTCGTTCCCGGCGGCCAATTCACGCTCAGCGACGGTCCGCAGATTGCCAACTGGCTCCGCGAGCTGGGCGAAAACGGCGTCGCCGGCGTGACCGAGAAGAAAGGAGCTTTCGGGCTGCTTGGAAAGCAACTGGCGGCCGTGCGCGACGATCTCGCGCAGCCCATCGGCTTTCAGACCAAGGGGCTGCCGCCCGCTCAAGCCATCGAGAAGATTCGCAGCCAGCTAAAACTCAAGCTCGTGATCGACGAGAGCGTCGAAACGGCAATCGCGGCCGACGACCCGGTGCGGGATGAATTGAGCGGTTTGTCGTGTGGCGTGGCGCTGGCGGCGATCGCCCGGCCGGCCGGGGCCATCCTTCGTCCTAAGAAGCCGAGCGGCGGCGACGTGGAATATGTGCTGGCAAAGGCCGCCGAAGCGAGCGAATCGTGGCCGATCGGCTGGCCGCCCGAGCGGTCGGACGTTAAGGTGCTGCCGCAATTGCTTGATTCGCTTAGCGTCGAAATCAAGGACATTCCCGCGTCGCAAGCGATCGACGCGATTCAAACGCGGATGAAGGCGCCATTTCTGTTTGACCACAATTCCATCGCGACACAGCGGATCAATCTAGCCAAGGCCGTCACGATTCCGCCGGCAAAGAAAGCCTATTACGCGACGGTCCTCCGGCAAGTGCTCTTCCAGGCCGGACTGAAATACGTGCTCCGCGTCGATGAGGCGGGCAAGCCGCTCATCTGGATCACGACGCTCAAGCAATGACGAACGCTATGGCAACTTCGTCGGCTCGTAGGCGTGATTGCGCTTGCGGAGAACGACGGCCTTGACGATCTTGTCGGGCAGGACGCCAGCGGCGGGCTCATCGGGATTGACCCGCTGAATCTTCGCCAACACGTCGAACCCCTCGATCACGCGGCCGAACACCGTGTGCTTGCCGTCGAGATGGGCGGTGGGCACGAAGTTAATGAAGAATTGCGAGCCGTTCGAGTCGGGGGCCGCGCTGTGGGCCATGCTAACCGAGCCGCGGAAATGCTCGCGATGATTTGGCTGGTTGCATTCGTCGGCGATGTGGTAGCCCGGGCCGCCCGTGCCATTTCCGTCAGGATCGCCCCCTTGGGCCATGAAGCCCGAAAGCACGCGATGGAACGTCAGCCCGTCGTAGGTTTTTTTTTCGACGAGGCTAATGAAGTTGGCCACCGTGTTAGGAGCCTCATTCTCGAAGAGTTCGACAACGATGTCTCCCTTCACATTCCCCTTGAAGTCGCCGATCGTGAGCTTTACGCGCGGCAGATCGTCGGCCTTCGCCTCGGCATCGCGAAACTTCTGCTCGCGGGCCCACTTGCCGCGATACTCCTTGATGCTTTCGAGAACTTGCTTCCCTTTCTCGTCGAGCGAGTTGTTGTCGGCCGCCTGCTTGAGGTACTTTTCGGCGTCGTCGTAGTTGCTCAGGAAAAAGGCGGCGGCGCCGGCCATGTTGTAAACTTGCGGCTGCGGATACTTGTGGTCGATCAGGAGTTTCGTCAGTCGAAACGCTTCTTCATAATCGTCGCTGCGCAGCAGCGTGGCGACGACGGAGTACATCATGTCGGCCAGTGTCGTGTCCGAAGGGTTTTCCAAGTAGGCCTTCTCCGCCAGGGCCATCATTTTGGGGCGAAGCCGGTTTCCTTCCTTCAAGAGATCGTTGAACTTCTGCTCCATCGCCGGACGCTCTTGCGGCGTGGCCGACGGATAGCGGTTTTGCAAATCGGTCAATTGCTTCACGACGTCCTTGTATTGGTCGTATGCCTTGTCGAAATCCTGTCGAGCCGTGCTTTCGGCGGCGACGCAGCGAGATCCGCCAGCGCAGGTCAACGACGATGTCGCGACGACGAACGCAATGACCAGCCGTCTCCGAAATTGCATTTTCTGAATCCTTAATCCAAACCGTGGTAGCCATGAAACCGTGGCAGAACGTCTAACAAATCCGGCTGGGAAAGAGGACAGTCCCCGTTTTGCTCCGCGGACTCCGCAAAAGGGGGACAGTCCCCGCCGGATTGGTTAGGCGTTCTAAACCATAGACAGCAGCCAATGAATAATAGACAGTACACAAGGGGTTCGCGTCTACCGCTCCCCGTTCCCGTCAATATCTACAGTCCACAGTCTGCTTCCTTGGCCGCCAAGCGATCCAAATTACGCTCCGCCGGTACTGCTAGCCACGATGACGAAGCGGCCTCGCCGCCGCGAATCGTGGGGGGCGAGTTTCGCGGCCGGAAGCTGATCTATAGCGGTGATCGCCGCGTGCGGCCGATGAAGGACCGGGTGCGCGAAGCGATTTTCAATCTGATCGGCCCAGCCGTTCGCGGCACGCACGCGATCGATCTGTTTGCCGGCACTGGGGCCCTGAGTTTGGAGGCCCTAAGCCGAGGAGCGGTCAGCGCCACTTTCGTCGAACGGCATTTTCCGACGGCGGCCAACATTCGCCAAAACGCGGAAGCGCTCGGCGTGACGGCTCGCTCGACGATCCTGCCGGCGAACGTGCTGCTTTGGTCACGTCGGATGCCGGAATTGCCGAGTATCCCTTGGCTGGTGTTCTGCTCGCCGCCATGGGAATTGTTTGTTAGCGAGCGCGACGCGCTTTTGGCGCTGATGCAAGTGCTGATCGACCGGGCGCCGCCGGGGAGCCAGTTCGTCGTCGAGGCGGACGATAGTTTCGACTTCCGACTTCTTCCGCGCCCCGATGAATGGTTGATTCGTGCTTACCCGCCGGCCATCGTCGGCATTCTGCGGCTCGCAACGGGATAATCTTCCGTGCTTCGCCAGCTTGCCGCGATCGCGCCCGAGCCTTCCGTACTCACTAGCCAATCGACAGTCTATCCGAACGCGACAGTTTTGCCTCCCGCCACAGACGTTTTTCCCAATAAGAGCGGCCGACAAACTCAAACGAAATCGACAAGGCCTTCCCGAACGCGCATATCCGCGCCATTTCTCCCCCGTCCCCTGTATCTCGCCCCTCAATCTCTCTCGGAAATCTGATTCTACTCAGTTGGCCAAATTTTCCGATTGTTACGAGATGGAGACCCAGAAAAGCGGCTCGGCATTTGGGGGTGGCAAGCATGGGATTGAATCGACGGAATCCGATTTGGCCGTATTTGTTAGTGCTGGCTTGCTTGTTCGGGTTGAGCGTCGCTGCTCCTCGTGGCTGGCAAAGGTCCGGTGGCGAAGATCGTTCCAACGATCTGGCAAACCAGCGGCCGCTGCTGAAGATGGAGAACGCGACGACCGCGGAAGTCATCCGTCCGACGTCGATCGTTGAGGTCGGTCCGCCGCTCGATGGCCGGGCCGGCCGAGCCGCCTCCACACTACCGGAGACAAAAGCGCATTTGGAGGAGTCGGCCGAAAAAATCGGCGAACGCTGGCAATTTCCGGTCGCGGCTGAATCGACCGTCGGGCCGGATAATCCGATGTCGTCGGAACAGCGCCAACCGATCGAGTTGGACGGCCAACCAAATCCATTCCCGAACGACTTCCATCTTGATAGCGTGGGGGAAACGGGCGCGGCCTCGCATCCGTCGCACTCGGCGGACATATCTTCCGAATCGCCTACACAGCCGATAGCGATAGCTGCCACTAATGCGACCGCGCCCCCGGCCGCGTCGGCAACTCCGGACACCACTTCATCGCAGTCTGGTCAAGCGATTACCACCGCAAAACCGCAAGCGGAGGTGCCGCAAGCGGTCCCTCAGACCGAAGAGGAGCCACAGAGCCCACCCGTCGAACAATACGCGCCCGAACATCAGCCAGAACCGCCAGTGGCGACGGCGCCGGAGCAACAACCGGTTCCCGCGACTCCGCCCAAGTTATCAGGATGGCCACTGCCGGAAAACCTGCTCGCCCGGCTGAGAGTTTTCCGCCAGTATGAGTCAGGCCGTGATTGGGCCGACCGAGTGCAAGCGGAAATCGAGCAGTTGGACCAACTTGGCCCAGAAGAGTGTGATCCGGCACCTAAGGTTTTCGAGCGTCTGCGCCGGCTTGTGAAGGAGGCGGAATCGCTTGTCCCGAATCTGCCCAATTCCACGGCGACGGCTGACCTGCGGCGGCTACAGTATGCGATCGTGAGGCGGGTCGACATCTGGGAGCAGGTTTGCACGATTCGTCGGCGTACGGCGTCCAGTGTCGTAGCTGAAGGAACCGAAGGATTGCTCGCGGCGATGGAACGCTATGAAACCGACGGCCTGACGAGCGATGCGCATCATCTCGCCGAGATTCGTCGTGAGCTAGAAGCCTCTCCCGAACCGGACGAACTGGAACTCGCTCGCCGCTTGAACGTGCACTACCGCAATGCCAACTTGCGGATTGCCGTGACCGCGACCCTGGTGGATCGGCTGCTTCCGGATCCGAAGCCATCGAACGATCAGGTGAATGAGACGATCCTCGGCAATCCGGTCCGCGGCGGCAGCACGACCTCAACCAAACTCTCGGTCCGCTTGGTTCCCGATCCGCGGAATTGGCGATTTGATCTCGTCGCGGCCGGAACCGTCGGCTCGCAAACCCGCACCACGCACGGCCCGGTCACGTTCGTCAACAGCGGCGATGCTACCTATCAGGTGCGGAAGAGGGTGGTTATTGACACTGACGGGGTGAGAATGACTTCGGCGATCGCCGAGGTCGATAACTCGTCGGAACTTGAAGGACTATACACGAGCTTCGATTCGATTCCGATCATTCGCTCGCTCGTGCGCAACTACGCGATGTCGCAGGAGGAACAAAGCCGCGACGAGGCGGATCGCGAGGCCAAGGAGAAGATCGCGGCCAAGGCGATGCGACGCGTTGATGCCGAGGCCGACCCGAAGTTGGCCGCCGCTCAAGACAAATTCAACCGCGATTGGCTCGAACCGCTTCGCAAGCTTTCGCTCGATCCAGCCGCTCCGGCCATGGAAACAACAGACTCGCGACTCGTGCTCCGCAGCCGGCTGGCTGGCGGCGACCAATTGGGAGCGAATACGCCGCGCCCCGAAGCGCCCTCCGGGAGCCTGGCGAGCGCGCAGGTCCACGAATCGACGATCAACAACCTGCTCGACCACCTCGATTTGACTGGCCGAACCTTCACTCTGCCCGAGTTGCACAAATGGTTGGCCGAAAAGCTTGGCCGGGGCGAAACGAAGGACCCTCAAGACCTGCCTGAGGGCGTGCATTTGACGTTCGCAAAGAACGATCCGATTCGAGTCCGCTGCGATGGGAATCACCTCGAACTGATCCTCAACATCGGCGAAATCCGTGACGGCCGCCGGCACTGGCACGATTTTGAAGTCCGCGCAGCCTATCGGCCGGTCGCGCGCGGCCTCGCAGCGCAATTCGAGCGCGAGGGCACGATCGAACTCGGGGGGCAATACAAAGGAAAGCCCGAGATCGCCCTGCGTGGGATCTTCAGCAAAGTCCTCTCGCGCGAGCGCAAACTTAACTTGCTTCCTCCCGCCCTGGCTGTCGATCCGCGCTTGGCGGGCCTCGAAGTCACTCAGTTCGTCGTCGAGGGGGGCTGGATCGGAACGGCGATCGGGCCAGCTCGCTCGGTCGCGCATCAGCCGACAACGACGAAGCGCTGAGATTCACCGGTTGTGGAAATTCAACATCGCCACAACCCTTTGAGTGCGATGACTACCTCTTCTTTTCGATCTCGTCGCGGAGCAGCGTCAGTGCTCGATCCAAAATGGGATCATTCTTCACCAGCTCGGACGCCGTCGCCTCCACCTTCTCGTCGGGCGTGATGCCGCGCCCTTCGATCGACGTGCCATCGAGCAACATGTCATTCCAGCTTGGAATGAATGCCCTGATTCCGTCTCCCAGGTCGTGCCGTTTCGGATTGCCAGAACTCCCGTAGGACTGAGCGCCGACTAAGCGGCAGCACGGCACTTGCTTCATC encodes:
- a CDS encoding peptidylprolyl isomerase, giving the protein MQFRRRLVIAFVVATSSLTCAGGSRCVAAESTARQDFDKAYDQYKDVVKQLTDLQNRYPSATPQERPAMEQKFNDLLKEGNRLRPKMMALAEKAYLENPSDTTLADMMYSVVATLLRSDDYEEAFRLTKLLIDHKYPQPQVYNMAGAAAFFLSNYDDAEKYLKQAADNNSLDEKGKQVLESIKEYRGKWAREQKFRDAEAKADDLPRVKLTIGDFKGNVKGDIVVELFENEAPNTVANFISLVEKKTYDGLTFHRVLSGFMAQGGDPDGNGTGGPGYHIADECNQPNHREHFRGSVSMAHSAAPDSNGSQFFINFVPTAHLDGKHTVFGRVIEGFDVLAKIQRVNPDEPAAGVLPDKIVKAVVLRKRNHAYEPTKLP
- a CDS encoding RsmD family RNA methyltransferase, producing the protein MNNRQYTRGSRLPLPVPVNIYSPQSASLAAKRSKLRSAGTASHDDEAASPPRIVGGEFRGRKLIYSGDRRVRPMKDRVREAIFNLIGPAVRGTHAIDLFAGTGALSLEALSRGAVSATFVERHFPTAANIRQNAEALGVTARSTILPANVLLWSRRMPELPSIPWLVFCSPPWELFVSERDALLALMQVLIDRAPPGSQFVVEADDSFDFRLLPRPDEWLIRAYPPAIVGILRLATG